In Rutidosis leptorrhynchoides isolate AG116_Rl617_1_P2 chromosome 6, CSIRO_AGI_Rlap_v1, whole genome shotgun sequence, the DNA window CAAAGAAACGAGACAACCAATATGTTGGATAAACGGGCCCAATTAAACATGCCTTCCCTCCTATCTTCAGAACCCTGTATGCTTCTTTGATCCCTCGTTGCGGGTCCGGCCAGTACTCAATGCTGCATGGATATAAGCACAAAGCCCATGAGTGAAATATATTCTAaaaaactttaaaaatgttttttaAACTGACAACAAAACAACAGTCAATATATGTCCAAGAATTAAGCTTTATTTCTTTATACCACTTAATTGAATTAATTGTTCATTGTTTTTATGGCATATATGAATATCCACTTACAGGTCACATTTAATTTGAAGAAAAATGAGAAGGAGCCCATGAAAGAATGAACAGTGCAAACGAATGCTGTATAAAAGTCTTTAGTTAAATGTTATGCGTACTTTAGTTTATTAGCATATACATTGTAACGGGTCAAATTTGAATTTGTTGGTCTATTTACAAAACGTTATTTGTACGAGCAGACGATTTACACAATCACACATAATGGTCTTTATGTCTCCACATTTTAAAAATTTCATCCAATTTCAATTATTTTGACAAGCGTtagtttattttcttttctttttgcaaTCGTTTTCTAAATAATTTCTCCAACATGAATATAACATGAACAAATATGCAATTAAAAAAACCACAAGACCACAAATTTTATAAGTATACCTTCCAGCAGATATATATCTATCGGCATAATCAGTTTTAAAAGGAAGATCTTCAGCATCACCCTCAATGATTTTGCATTCTTTCAGAGGTTCCTTTTGCTTCGCTTTTGCAAGCTGATGTGGCGATTGGTCCAAAATCGTAACATTCTTAGCATCAACATGCTTCACAATACCCAAAGTTGTGAACCCTGTACCCCCACCAACGTCCACCACAATCATATCACGGCTATAGAGATCAGCCGGTTCTAATGCGTCGTCTCTCATATCTTCGGTCCAATGACCAGGATTTATCACATGATCATACACAATTGACAAAAACCTATAGAACCAAAATGCCTCTTTTTTGTTTTGTATGAACCTAGGCTGTGAAGCTGGCCTTGGTACAGATACACTACACTTAGGTACAATTAAGGTTCTACCTCTAGAAATTGACTTCTTACAAACCAAATTAATTTTGGGGGAAAATTTTCTACCACTCAAATCTGAACCATTAAACCCTAACCCATTTGGGGTTACTCTTCCTCTTATGATTGCAAGGTTTTCAGCTCCATACAGCATTGAAGAAGTCATTATTATTGCTAATTAAACaaaaataaaagttattattttgaaCAAGTATATCTAATTTTATCTCATCAATTTCAAATATTTAACAAAACGATAGACGTAAAGATGCAAAGAGTTGCTACCTGAGTTCATATCCATAACCCAGACGAAAAAAGGCAAAAAGTAGTGATTTTTGAGTTTATAAAACAAATTTCAAGATTTTAACAATGACCCAGATGGAAAATTGAATAAATAGTTAATCTTGTAAGGATTTAGTTCAAGATTATTGCATGCAAAATACTGAAGATTAGGATTTGTGataacttgaagaaattcaagaaacaGGACTTACCATTGAGCTCAAAACAGCAGTATTTGATGATGAATGGTATGAAGCAATTGAAGATGATGAAAAGGAAAGGCCGAAATTGATGGGGGTGTTGAAGACGACACAAGTACACAGCCCTTGAACTGGTGATAAGTGTGACTATAGGCTAAGGCTGTTTGCTAGATTACATAATCATGTGGTTATGAAATTTTTGCAATTAAACAAAAGTGGTACCTCACACAATTTTATATTGGCTTTAGTTCATTTTATTTTGGCTTTAATTCTTTGGAACTCATGTGATGTAGTAAAAAAAAATGTATTACTTATTCTTTAAATGATAAACATATATCACAAATATTCATTTAAATCTTTATTTTGCTTAAGATCTATACAATTACATATGATTGTAATATCAAATCACATGTAATTGTCTCAAATTTGTTATCCTAGTCATTGATTATATTTGATCTAAGAGACTGAGATTTATCCCTTAGTTTTCAAGCAAAAATTAAGAGTGCCAATGAATATTTCGaaaacatatatatagtataataaataaaataatgataGTGATTAATATAATAATAGTATAATGATTGAGGATGTTTAGACCTCTTTATTAATTCGTGTAGGGTGTTTCGTTTGTACGTTTATTAGGATTCTTTCATATTTTAATGCTAGTTTCTTAGCTTTTTATTTATATAGTTTAGTTTgttttctcaaaaaaaaaatttatatatatatatatatatatatatatatatatataaagaaaataaaaGAGTTTCATTTTTAAGAGCATTTGAGAAAGCTTTCGATAGTGTTAATTGATAATTTTTGTTTGATGTTATGAGATTGATGAGATTTGGTGCTAAATGGAGAAAATGGATCGAGGCGTCTTTCAAATTTACATTCATTACATTACTTGTCAACGATTCACCAtatacaatatgcggatgacacgatTTTTATTGGTGAATGGAGTATGAAAGATGCTCGAAATGTGATGAAACTATTGGAATGCTTTGAAAGAGCGTCCGGTTTAAAAGTGAACACTTCCAAGAGTACTTTGTATGAGATTGGTGTGAGTAAAACTGAAATTGATGCATTAGCAACACGGTTGGGAACCCTTCCTATTACTTATTTAGGCTTGCCTATTGACGTTTACCCTCGGGACAaatatctctgcagacccggatcaTGGCCTGGTTACCGTGAGGTGGCTTAGTCAATCTTGTGGGATCAAACAATGAGTTGGTACTATGTGAGAAAGAAGGTGTATTCTCTGTCACAAGTCCAAGTGTCCAAAGTGATGGCCTAAGTGGCCTCTTTATAGGTGTCAGAGCTACTAAATGTTCGGAGGTACACATGTCACCTTATTAGTGGTTGCTTTATGCTAAAAGTTCGTAACCGACTTTGAACTTTATCTTGACGTGGCATGTATGTTGCTCACGTGCTTATTACTTAGATACTTAGGGCTTATGCATTTGATGCGGTCTGCAATGCTTATGCAAGAGGCTGAGCGGCCCAAAATGTTATTTATTACAGATTCTTGGATGGAAAACGTTGAACATATAACCATTAGTTTTGCCTTTTGATGCTATTCTGATGCCCCCTGCTTATGCGTTCCACCGTTTGACCAATGTTTTATACGTGTAAACCATAGTATACACCATTACCGCTCAAAATAGACGATTGTATATATCGTCGCAACGGATACAATATTGAAACCCTAACATTTTATGTATATCGTAGACAAAGAAGAAGTGAAAATCGGAGACAATAGCCAGAAACCCTAATTTGTTCGACTTATTTTGATGCAGGTGaaaaagagagaaattgtaataacgAATGTTGAAATAGCATTGAATCGTTAAACAATCGATATAAAGCCTAATTTTTGTTAGATTCTTTTATAAAGGTGAGAGAGATAGAGGGGGTGATAGAGAGTAATGACGGTTTAAAAGAGAAAAATAAAGAGTTAGTAATTAAGAAGTTATGAACAATAAGTTTTAGGATACAAGTATTTCGACTTATTTTTATGAAGGTGAAGGAGAGGAATCATAATAACGAATATTGAAATAGCATTGAGTTGTTGAAAACAATCGACATAAACCTTCGATTCTCTTATGAAGGTGAGAGATAGAGGGGTGTTGGAGTGTGAGAACGGTTTAAAAGAGAAAAATGAGTTAAATAAGAAGTTATGAATAGTAGTTTaagttttaagatataattttaGGTTCaatataatattacggagtatattattataaAGTGATGCGTGTATGCTCAAAAAGGTTCAACACCAAATATAGAGAACACATAACAATTTTCaatcataaaataaagtaaatttgtgTATTAGTTAATGGCACTTTAAAAGCTATCAACTTAACAATGTTTATTTATATTGATCAATCATAATGTTGGAAGCACTTTAAAAGCTATCGACTATTTTTGTTATTACTTGTGTTCAAAAGTGTGAACTTGAGATGTAACAGAATTTTGTTCATAAACTTTCTTTTACACCTTGACCTTAATGAGCATATATTTCTACCTTGTTTCGATAGAATTATTTATTTGCCTTTCTTGTTGGGCAAATAAAACTTGGAAGATAATGAAAGTAATTTGCATATAATGGTGCCCAAAAGTCGATTGTACACCGCTAACAAAATACAATAGATGCATTTGCAGGTGTTGTATGAATCCAGATTCTTTAGATGCATAAAACTCTTTTTTACTTTACCAAATAAAATAACATCTAAAGAAGGAA includes these proteins:
- the LOC139851485 gene encoding 2-methyl-6-phytyl-1,4-hydroquinone methyltransferase, chloroplastic-like, with amino-acid sequence MTSSMLYGAENLAIIRGRVTPNGLGFNGSDLSGRKFSPKINLVCKKSISRGRTLIVPKCSVSVPRPASQPRFIQNKKEAFWFYRFLSIVYDHVINPGHWTEDMRDDALEPADLYSRDMIVVDVGGGTGFTTLGIVKHVDAKNVTILDQSPHQLAKAKQKEPLKECKIIEGDAEDLPFKTDYADRYISAGSIEYWPDPQRGIKEAYRVLKIGGKACLIGPVYPTYWLSRFFADMWMLFPKEEEYIEWFTKAGFKDVKIKRIGPKWYRGVRRHGLIMGCSVTGVKPASGDSPLQLGPKVEDVEKPVNPFVFLARFLIGSLAGVYYVLVPVYMWLKDQIVPKGQPI